The following proteins are co-located in the Pseudarthrobacter siccitolerans genome:
- a CDS encoding PaaI family thioesterase: MGAPSQKDAASEHEHAHELWKITLGELDEKMGVKILEESVERVVATMPVEGNRQSFGLLHGGASLAVGEAVGSWAAVIHASTMGKTAVGVDVSATHHRSAREGQVTITATPIHLGGTLTTHEVVITNEAGQRLCTLRITNLLMRRHK, encoded by the coding sequence ATGGGCGCCCCATCACAGAAGGATGCCGCTTCAGAGCACGAGCATGCCCACGAGCTGTGGAAGATCACCCTCGGCGAGCTGGACGAGAAGATGGGCGTGAAGATCCTGGAAGAGTCAGTGGAGCGGGTGGTGGCCACCATGCCCGTGGAGGGGAACCGGCAGTCCTTCGGGTTGCTGCACGGCGGCGCCTCCCTGGCCGTGGGCGAGGCCGTGGGGTCCTGGGCGGCGGTGATCCACGCGAGCACCATGGGCAAGACGGCGGTCGGCGTGGACGTTTCAGCCACCCACCACCGCTCGGCGCGCGAGGGCCAGGTGACCATCACCGCCACCCCCATTCACCTGGGCGGCACACTCACCACGCACGAGGTGGTCATCACCAACGAGGCCGGCCAGCGGCTCTGCACCCTGCGCATCACCAACCTGCTGATGAGGCGCCACAAATAA
- a CDS encoding trypsin-like serine protease, translating into MNREELRRALSLGAATGMLAASAYVAVPAWATGDDSTAPATMPATSPAAGPAVSLAAAPPTPAASGGISSTGLADAVQRDLGLTPEQFDVAGELSVRAEAAAAKLSAVPGYTGIRVADSRIIVSGFGAGLQAAVHALVAGAPGLPLELEAAAAPESAAPTSPEPGSELAASTEQLFQAYVRDVGITGLQAVVSTGTKFVIKTGGVNMPEAAGAAVKSATVSSVTEAGTGKMSPSEFVSRYANVELAQGTPLKPEADVPGGVGYAADSGWICSTGFSAFTPAGLPAVLTAGHCGEDGASKTADLLLQGARAGFLGNFEFSQFGGPGNSPVLRPNNGTDPGNVGTDVSVIGALRADLDPLPAATTWGDKSASGQDVKIIGAAAPVIGMDVCRSGWRSGWSCGTISEVGIYLIEGTNYAKDDTDLRAIRGFVSLDVQSAGGDSGGPWISGNFAVGIHSAGESGGAQNFALAATLQDALEVLPGYQLEVFLNKPVLGSPAPGESVQAGQTISGMVPAEPASAAGTAVRITLPGYETFDVPVYEAGYWSFKAPWPAGQLTFQAETMNGSSRSGAASLTADVAPAPLAAPTITAPASQPLTELTALSGTGAPGATVSLSGDVAGSGTVGLDGQWTASVAGPAAFGNVMVKAVLSSPGTANSPAATATVQVTPPDPVIASIDDGQHFRQDKLPQTISGSGTEGAEVTVSIDGKPLSSPTSGGPAGSRSAAPALVPLELVAGGTWRVPFPDGLAAGIHTVSVSQALDGLVSATASASFVLDPAPPPAPADPAPPVPPPPADSPPAVVVLPAVSTPADLANTGASALVPAAGAAAAAIVVGGVLTVLVRRRRRRARG; encoded by the coding sequence GTGAACAGGGAAGAACTGCGCCGGGCATTGTCGCTGGGCGCTGCCACGGGGATGCTGGCTGCGTCCGCCTATGTCGCTGTTCCGGCTTGGGCAACGGGGGACGACAGTACAGCTCCGGCAACCATGCCAGCCACGAGCCCCGCTGCCGGTCCGGCCGTAAGTCTCGCCGCGGCGCCTCCGACGCCCGCAGCTTCCGGCGGCATTTCCTCGACGGGTCTCGCGGATGCGGTCCAGCGCGACCTCGGCCTGACGCCGGAGCAGTTCGACGTGGCAGGGGAGCTAAGCGTCCGGGCAGAGGCCGCCGCAGCCAAGCTCAGCGCCGTCCCCGGTTACACGGGAATCCGGGTGGCAGACAGCAGGATCATCGTGTCGGGTTTCGGAGCCGGACTGCAGGCAGCCGTGCACGCGCTCGTCGCCGGTGCTCCAGGCCTTCCACTGGAGCTCGAAGCGGCAGCTGCGCCTGAATCAGCAGCACCCACATCCCCGGAGCCCGGGTCCGAGCTTGCCGCCAGCACCGAGCAGCTTTTCCAGGCCTACGTGCGCGACGTAGGTATCACGGGCCTGCAGGCGGTGGTCAGCACTGGTACCAAGTTTGTCATCAAGACCGGTGGCGTCAACATGCCGGAAGCAGCAGGCGCGGCGGTGAAGTCCGCCACAGTTTCATCGGTGACGGAAGCAGGCACCGGGAAGATGTCGCCGTCGGAATTCGTGTCCAGATACGCCAACGTTGAACTGGCACAGGGAACCCCGCTGAAGCCGGAAGCAGACGTCCCGGGCGGAGTGGGCTATGCAGCGGACAGCGGATGGATTTGTTCGACAGGGTTCTCCGCGTTCACCCCGGCGGGCCTGCCAGCGGTCCTGACCGCCGGACACTGTGGCGAGGACGGCGCGTCCAAGACCGCTGACCTGCTACTTCAAGGAGCGCGGGCAGGGTTTCTGGGAAACTTCGAATTCAGTCAATTCGGCGGACCCGGCAACTCCCCGGTACTGCGGCCCAACAATGGCACCGACCCCGGGAACGTGGGAACGGACGTCTCGGTCATTGGTGCCCTCCGTGCGGATCTGGACCCGCTGCCCGCCGCTACCACCTGGGGCGACAAGTCCGCGTCGGGCCAGGACGTCAAAATCATCGGTGCGGCTGCCCCGGTGATCGGCATGGACGTGTGCCGTTCCGGCTGGCGGTCGGGGTGGTCGTGCGGCACCATCAGCGAGGTTGGGATTTACCTCATTGAGGGGACTAACTACGCAAAAGACGACACGGATCTCAGAGCTATCAGGGGCTTCGTGTCCCTGGATGTCCAATCGGCCGGCGGTGACTCGGGCGGCCCCTGGATCAGCGGGAACTTCGCAGTGGGCATCCATTCCGCCGGGGAAAGTGGAGGCGCTCAGAACTTCGCCCTGGCAGCCACCTTGCAGGATGCCCTCGAGGTGTTGCCCGGGTATCAGTTGGAAGTCTTCCTGAATAAGCCGGTGCTGGGCTCGCCTGCGCCGGGGGAAAGCGTGCAGGCGGGCCAGACCATCTCCGGGATGGTGCCCGCGGAGCCGGCCTCCGCGGCAGGAACCGCCGTCCGCATCACCCTGCCCGGCTATGAAACCTTCGACGTGCCCGTCTACGAAGCGGGCTACTGGAGCTTTAAAGCCCCGTGGCCTGCCGGCCAGTTGACCTTCCAGGCTGAAACGATGAACGGTTCCAGCCGCTCCGGGGCCGCGTCGCTGACGGCGGATGTTGCGCCGGCACCCCTGGCCGCCCCGACCATCACCGCGCCTGCCAGCCAGCCCTTGACGGAGTTGACAGCCCTTTCCGGCACGGGCGCTCCCGGTGCAACGGTGTCCCTGTCAGGCGATGTGGCAGGCTCCGGAACAGTAGGCCTGGACGGGCAATGGACGGCGAGCGTGGCAGGCCCGGCAGCTTTCGGGAATGTGATGGTCAAAGCTGTACTGTCCTCGCCGGGAACTGCCAACAGCCCTGCCGCCACAGCAACGGTCCAGGTAACGCCTCCAGATCCTGTCATTGCAAGCATTGATGACGGGCAGCACTTCCGCCAGGACAAGCTGCCGCAAACCATTTCCGGCAGCGGCACCGAGGGGGCCGAAGTGACGGTGTCGATCGACGGCAAGCCCCTTTCCAGCCCCACGTCGGGCGGCCCGGCCGGATCACGATCGGCCGCACCTGCCCTGGTTCCGCTGGAGCTGGTAGCGGGCGGAACCTGGAGGGTCCCCTTCCCTGACGGACTGGCCGCCGGAATCCACACAGTTTCCGTATCCCAGGCACTGGACGGACTCGTCTCGGCAACGGCCAGCGCATCGTTCGTCTTGGACCCTGCTCCGCCGCCGGCCCCGGCTGACCCGGCCCCGCCCGTACCGCCGCCTCCTGCGGACAGCCCGCCCGCCGTCGTCGTGCTCCCGGCCGTGAGCACCCCGGCTGATCTGGCCAACACCGGGGCCTCCGCACTCGTCCCGGCGGCAGGCGCTGCCGCGGCGGCGATCGTGGTCGGGGGCGTGCTGACCGTGCTGGTCCGCCGTCGGAGGCGCCGCGCACGCGGTTGA
- a CDS encoding tyrosine-protein phosphatase codes for MDWDGAVNAWHVSGGVYRMGRREWLTEAGWRQAYDDGIRTVIDLRNVAEVRRRDSDPSVADSAWSGISLVSAPTEEPGDPRFTGLAGPYLNDPAYYADNARLFPGKLAAVFKALATASRHGDVVLHCAAGRDRSGMVAAMVQDLAGDSDQDIADGYRRAARGINERYRTHGPPHDRERYLEEHELAPLLEERGDAVVEFVRGLDTRKFLLANGLAEAEINAVLSLCGAGVVR; via the coding sequence ATGGACTGGGATGGTGCTGTCAACGCGTGGCATGTCTCCGGCGGTGTTTACCGCATGGGGCGGCGCGAATGGCTGACGGAGGCGGGCTGGCGGCAGGCGTACGACGACGGCATCCGCACCGTGATCGATCTCCGCAACGTTGCCGAGGTGCGGCGCCGGGACAGCGACCCGTCGGTGGCCGACTCGGCCTGGTCCGGCATCTCACTGGTCTCCGCGCCCACCGAAGAACCGGGCGATCCGCGCTTCACCGGACTTGCCGGCCCCTACCTCAACGATCCCGCCTACTACGCAGACAACGCGCGGCTCTTCCCTGGAAAGCTGGCGGCCGTCTTCAAGGCCCTCGCAACAGCGTCCCGCCACGGCGATGTGGTGCTGCACTGCGCCGCCGGCCGGGACCGCAGCGGCATGGTGGCAGCCATGGTGCAGGACCTGGCGGGGGACTCCGACCAGGACATCGCCGACGGATACCGGCGGGCAGCCCGCGGAATCAACGAACGCTACCGCACCCACGGTCCTCCCCATGACCGCGAGCGCTATCTTGAGGAGCACGAGCTGGCACCACTGCTGGAGGAGCGGGGCGACGCCGTCGTGGAGTTTGTGCGGGGCCTGGATACCCGGAAGTTCCTGCTGGCAAACGGGCTCGCCGAGGCCGAGATCAATGCAGTGCTGTCCCTCTGTGGAGCTGGGGTGGTTCGGTGA
- a CDS encoding SGNH/GDSL hydrolase family protein: protein MGKALVRRRHSAFAAGLATLAMALGFTAIPADAAPREQVDYVALGDSYTAGTGAGAFPSAGTCIRTAGGYVDVVGKTGRVNLVANAACHGALLTQYSTIPHDPRIPNANQQIDSLITSRALTSSTELVSITAGANDVGVTGVLVTCLTQSPQACLAAVQTSAATFPKMQTDLVTVYQRLRTAAPNAEIVVLGYPRLFDPAIPFEQIDPAVLNAINAAVDTLNRSIQAAVEASGTDAVFVDVTDRFIGHEVNSADPWIFFRTPTVSSSGLVFDPRNFHPNKAGHRAYASALLAAVKPGQLVR from the coding sequence ATGGGAAAAGCATTAGTACGACGGCGGCACTCGGCTTTCGCAGCCGGTCTCGCCACACTTGCGATGGCACTCGGCTTTACGGCCATTCCTGCCGACGCGGCGCCGCGGGAGCAGGTGGATTACGTTGCGCTTGGGGACTCGTATACGGCCGGGACCGGAGCGGGGGCTTTTCCCTCCGCAGGTACCTGCATCCGAACCGCTGGCGGTTATGTGGACGTGGTCGGAAAGACGGGACGGGTTAACCTGGTCGCCAATGCTGCCTGTCACGGCGCGCTCTTGACGCAGTACAGCACTATCCCCCACGACCCCCGGATCCCTAATGCCAACCAGCAGATTGATTCTCTTATTACTTCAAGGGCACTCACCTCCTCCACAGAACTGGTCAGCATTACGGCGGGCGCCAATGATGTAGGAGTCACTGGCGTTCTGGTGACGTGTCTGACGCAATCACCTCAGGCCTGTCTTGCGGCCGTGCAGACTTCTGCCGCAACTTTCCCAAAGATGCAAACTGACCTCGTCACCGTATACCAACGGCTCCGTACTGCCGCTCCGAACGCCGAGATCGTTGTCCTCGGTTACCCGAGGTTGTTCGATCCGGCAATTCCCTTCGAACAAATCGACCCCGCAGTCCTCAACGCGATCAACGCCGCTGTGGACACTTTGAACCGCTCCATTCAGGCTGCCGTTGAAGCTTCAGGGACAGACGCAGTATTTGTTGACGTCACGGACCGTTTTATCGGGCATGAGGTCAATTCCGCAGACCCCTGGATCTTCTTCAGAACTCCAACAGTGAGTTCCAGTGGCTTGGTCTTCGATCCGCGAAACTTCCACCCGAACAAGGCAGGGCACCGGGCTTACGCGTCCGCGCTCCTTGCGGCAGTCAAGCCGGGACAACTCGTTCGCTAA
- a CDS encoding GNAT family N-acetyltransferase produces MAFLKPLTLTGRYVTLEPLSVEHHDGLVEAARDGELWRLWYTSVPSPEGMVAEIERRLALQEQGSMLPFTTRLMDPATGGPGRIIGMTTYMNVDAGTPRVEIGSTWNAASVQGTGTNPDSKLLLLRHAFEVLGCPAVEFRTHWLNHQSREAIARLGAKQDGVLRNHSRTSDGILRDTVVFSILEHEWPMVRAGLEYRLARRG; encoded by the coding sequence GTGGCTTTCCTTAAACCCCTTACCCTGACCGGACGGTATGTAACCCTCGAGCCGCTGTCCGTGGAGCACCACGACGGCCTGGTCGAGGCGGCCAGGGACGGTGAGCTGTGGCGCCTCTGGTACACCTCGGTGCCCTCGCCGGAGGGAATGGTGGCCGAGATTGAACGACGGCTCGCGCTGCAGGAGCAGGGCTCCATGCTGCCCTTCACCACCCGGCTGATGGACCCGGCTACCGGCGGCCCGGGCAGGATCATCGGGATGACCACCTATATGAATGTCGACGCCGGCACTCCCCGCGTGGAGATCGGCTCCACCTGGAATGCCGCTTCCGTGCAGGGGACAGGAACGAATCCCGATTCGAAGCTTCTGCTCCTGCGCCATGCGTTTGAGGTGCTTGGCTGCCCGGCGGTGGAGTTCCGGACGCACTGGCTCAACCACCAGTCGCGTGAGGCCATTGCCCGGCTCGGAGCGAAGCAGGACGGCGTGCTCCGCAACCACTCCAGGACCAGCGACGGCATCCTCCGCGACACCGTTGTGTTCTCCATCCTCGAACACGAATGGCCCATGGTCCGCGCCGGGCTCGAATACCGGCTCGCCCGGCGCGGATAG
- a CDS encoding DUF6480 family protein: MSGHNPDPEDDKLTGLEPGGGVPPGETPPGEASTNTTQGHDEHGTKKGTQIIVIAAIAVVVLLALLYFVGYIVSMLD; encoded by the coding sequence GTGTCAGGACACAACCCGGACCCGGAAGACGACAAGCTGACTGGCCTGGAGCCTGGCGGCGGAGTGCCCCCGGGCGAAACGCCGCCCGGTGAAGCCTCCACCAACACCACCCAGGGCCATGACGAGCACGGCACGAAGAAGGGCACGCAGATCATCGTGATCGCTGCGATCGCGGTGGTGGTCCTGCTGGCGCTGCTCTACTTCGTCGGCTACATCGTGAGCATGCTCGACTAA